Proteins co-encoded in one Marinobacter gudaonensis genomic window:
- the motB gene encoding flagellar motor protein MotB, translating into MEEQPIIIKRKKKVVGGHHGGSWKVAFADFATAMMAFFLVLWLTATASPEQKRAVEGYFRDPVGFTEGGSPNPVDLEGSASVVKETSTDMDPDQIQIEDQVVDELAETLEQRRMEELFQELKERIEQNETLQEFKDQLLIDITDEGLRIQIVDRSGRPMFDSGRAQLKYYSQDILFELAKTLGSVSNKLSITGHTDATPFGGRPGYTNWELSADRANTARRALVAGGVRQEQIARVVGLSDSVLFDKEDPTAPVNRRISIIVLNKKTVDDIQSSAGQADEPLIDLTQPTEEEQEAARERLESGEWLQEKPEPAPGELNW; encoded by the coding sequence GTGGAAGAGCAACCGATAATCATCAAGCGCAAGAAGAAAGTGGTCGGCGGCCATCATGGCGGCTCCTGGAAAGTTGCGTTTGCCGATTTCGCGACCGCCATGATGGCGTTCTTCCTGGTGCTCTGGCTCACAGCTACAGCGTCTCCGGAGCAGAAGCGGGCCGTTGAGGGGTATTTTCGCGACCCGGTTGGCTTTACGGAGGGCGGCTCACCGAACCCTGTGGATCTGGAGGGCAGTGCCTCGGTGGTCAAGGAAACCAGCACCGACATGGATCCCGATCAGATCCAGATTGAGGATCAGGTGGTGGATGAGCTGGCAGAAACCCTTGAGCAGCGTCGGATGGAGGAGCTATTTCAGGAGCTGAAAGAACGCATTGAACAGAATGAGACCCTGCAAGAGTTCAAGGACCAGTTGCTGATCGACATCACCGACGAAGGGCTGCGTATCCAGATCGTTGACCGGTCCGGCCGGCCGATGTTCGACAGTGGCCGGGCACAACTGAAGTACTACTCCCAGGACATCCTGTTCGAGTTGGCCAAAACGCTGGGTTCGGTCAGCAACAAACTCAGCATCACCGGCCACACTGACGCGACGCCTTTCGGCGGTCGTCCCGGCTACACCAACTGGGAACTCTCCGCCGATCGCGCTAACACGGCGAGGCGTGCCCTGGTTGCCGGCGGTGTTCGCCAGGAACAGATTGCCCGGGTGGTGGGCCTGAGTGATTCGGTACTGTTCGACAAGGAAGATCCCACGGCGCCAGTCAACCGTCGTATCTCCATTATTGTGCTGAACAAAAAGACGGTGGATGACATTCAGAGCAGCGCCGGCCAGGCTGACGAACCCCTGATTGACCTGACCCAACCCACCGAAGAAGAGCAGGAAGCCGCGCGTGAGCGCCTCGAGAGCGGCGAGTGGCTTCAGGAAAAACCGGAACCGGCGCCAGGTGAGCTGAACTGGTAG
- the motA gene encoding flagellar motor stator protein MotA: MLLIIGGLIVVASVFTGYVLHGGNLMVLWQPTEVLIIFGAALGSFIIANPVHTLKETFSRGLQLLTGSPFNKSFYMDLLSLLYEIFDKSRKQGVMAIEEDIDNPESSQIFTRYPAIMKSKELLAFITDYLRIISSGNMAAHELEGMMENEIDSRHQEIEEPAHAVNKIADALPGLGIVAAVLGIVITMNFMSEGPEKIGLSVAAALVGTFLGIFMGYGFVGPTSIAMEHAAKYELKAYECVKASVVATVSGQAPQMAIEFGRKALPTDKRPGFQELNDHVRSK, from the coding sequence ATGTTATTGATCATCGGCGGACTTATTGTTGTTGCCAGTGTTTTCACTGGCTATGTTCTTCACGGCGGCAACCTGATGGTGCTCTGGCAACCAACGGAAGTGCTGATCATTTTCGGTGCTGCCCTGGGCTCCTTTATCATTGCCAACCCGGTGCATACCCTCAAGGAAACCTTCAGTCGTGGCCTGCAGTTGCTCACCGGGTCTCCGTTCAACAAATCCTTTTACATGGATCTGCTCAGCCTGCTGTACGAGATTTTCGACAAATCCCGCAAGCAGGGTGTCATGGCCATAGAGGAAGACATTGATAATCCGGAATCGAGCCAGATTTTTACCCGCTACCCCGCGATCATGAAATCGAAGGAGCTGCTGGCATTCATTACCGATTACCTTCGCATCATCAGCTCCGGCAACATGGCCGCCCACGAGCTGGAAGGTATGATGGAAAACGAGATCGACAGTCGCCATCAAGAAATCGAAGAGCCTGCCCATGCCGTCAACAAAATAGCCGACGCCTTGCCCGGCCTGGGGATTGTCGCGGCGGTGCTTGGTATCGTGATTACCATGAACTTCATGAGCGAGGGGCCAGAGAAGATTGGTCTCAGCGTTGCCGCTGCTCTTGTAGGTACCTTTCTCGGCATCTTCATGGGCTACGGGTTTGTTGGCCCCACCTCTATTGCCATGGAACACGCAGCGAAGTATGAGCTCAAGGCCTATGAGTGTGTGAAAGCCTCGGTTGTTGCCACCGTGTCCGGCCAGGCACCGCAAATGGCCATCGAGTTTGGCCGCAAGGCGCTGCCGACAGACAAACGACCCGGATTCCAGGAACTGAACGATCACGTTCGCTCCAAGTAA
- the efp gene encoding elongation factor P: protein MASYSTNEFRGGLKVLLDGDPCIILENEFVKPGKGQAFNRVKLRNLMTNRVWERTFKSGESLEAADVIDQDMEYLYTDGEFWHFMKTDGSFEQYPADVKAVGDTVKWLKEQDVYTVTLYNGAPLSVTPPNFVELEVVDTDPGMKGDTAQGGSKPATLSTGAVVNVPLFITIGEVLKVDTRSGEYVSRVKSS, encoded by the coding sequence ATGGCTTCATATTCTACCAACGAATTTCGCGGCGGTCTTAAGGTTTTGCTCGATGGCGACCCCTGCATCATTCTCGAAAACGAGTTTGTAAAACCCGGAAAGGGGCAGGCGTTCAATCGCGTCAAGCTGCGTAACCTGATGACCAACCGGGTCTGGGAGCGCACCTTCAAGTCTGGCGAAAGCCTCGAAGCCGCGGATGTCATCGATCAGGACATGGAATACCTGTACACCGACGGTGAGTTCTGGCATTTCATGAAGACCGACGGCTCCTTCGAGCAGTATCCAGCCGACGTCAAGGCGGTGGGCGACACCGTCAAGTGGCTGAAAGAGCAGGACGTGTACACCGTGACCCTCTACAACGGCGCGCCGCTGTCCGTAACGCCGCCCAACTTTGTCGAGCTGGAGGTGGTGGATACCGATCCGGGCATGAAAGGCGATACCGCCCAGGGTGGCTCCAAGCCGGCAACCCTCTCCACTGGTGCCGTGGTGAACGTACCCCTGTTCATCACCATCGGCGAAGTGCTGAAGGTAGACACCCGCTCTGGCGAATACGTCAGCCGGGTCAAAAGCAGCTGA
- the epmA gene encoding EF-P lysine aminoacylase EpmA: MTHQPVWRPAASQDALKSRAQLLAFVRGFFAQRGVLEVETPVLGQFGVTDPNLDGVAALASAGARSGGWLQTSPEYHMKRLLAAGTGPIYQVSRVFRNGEQGRRHNPEFSMLEWYRPGFDDRALMGEVSDLVCGWLGCGRPEVLTYRNAMRSWADIDPFAATDHDLRRRGEQWLDAKQLADMDRDGCLDLLMSFAVEPNLGQGGQPVFITGYPASQASLARVSQVDGQATAHRFELYINGLELCNGYWELTEPAEQRQRFAADNAQRRRLGKPEMAVDEAFLAALDHGLPDCSGVALGLDRLLMLKLGTNDIREVLAFPFERA; this comes from the coding sequence ATGACTCATCAACCTGTCTGGCGGCCCGCTGCCTCACAGGACGCCCTGAAAAGCCGCGCACAATTATTGGCCTTTGTGCGCGGCTTTTTTGCGCAACGGGGTGTGCTGGAGGTGGAGACCCCGGTGCTTGGCCAGTTCGGTGTCACCGATCCCAATCTCGATGGTGTTGCTGCTTTGGCAAGTGCTGGTGCCCGCAGTGGCGGGTGGCTGCAAACGTCGCCTGAATATCACATGAAGCGTCTGCTGGCGGCCGGCACCGGTCCGATTTATCAGGTATCCCGGGTGTTCCGCAACGGCGAGCAGGGTCGTCGGCACAACCCGGAATTTTCCATGCTGGAATGGTACCGACCCGGGTTTGATGACCGGGCGTTGATGGGTGAGGTCTCTGACCTGGTGTGCGGATGGCTTGGCTGCGGCCGGCCCGAAGTACTAACGTATCGAAACGCCATGCGCAGCTGGGCCGATATCGATCCCTTTGCTGCCACCGATCACGATCTTCGCCGGCGTGGTGAGCAGTGGCTGGACGCAAAACAACTGGCGGATATGGACCGGGACGGCTGCCTGGACCTGTTGATGAGCTTTGCCGTGGAACCGAATCTGGGGCAGGGCGGTCAGCCGGTGTTCATTACCGGTTATCCGGCATCGCAGGCTTCCCTGGCAAGGGTTTCACAGGTAGACGGCCAAGCCACCGCGCACCGGTTCGAGCTTTACATCAATGGCCTTGAGTTATGCAACGGCTACTGGGAACTGACCGAGCCTGCGGAACAGCGACAACGCTTTGCGGCCGACAATGCCCAGCGTCGTCGGCTGGGCAAGCCTGAAATGGCCGTGGACGAAGCGTTTCTGGCAGCCCTCGATCATGGACTGCCGGACTGCTCGGGGGTTGCTCTGGGGCTGGATCGGCTGTTGATGCTCAAGCTCGGAACAAACGATATCCGTGAGGTGTTGGCGTTTCCCTTCGAGCGGGCCTGA
- the epmB gene encoding EF-P beta-lysylation protein EpmB, translated as MIQRTPARIEAHLSDHEQRSWQQLLSQSVTSPEELLKRLELPETPWLSGARAGHRLFPIRVPEPFLARMEKGNPADPLLRQVLPLQEETLEAPGFVSDPLREADAIASTGLIRKYRSRALLMVTGQCAVNCRYCFRRHFPYEEQRLSPEDRQRVIDTLADSPEINEVIFSGGDPLAVNDRLLAQWASAISSIPHIRRLRLHTRLPVVIPQRVCNELLKWLSTTPLQIVIVLHINHPAEIDGPTRRALGYLRAAGATLLNQAVILRGVNDQVPVLESLSESLFDAGVLPYYLHTFDPVAGAHHYEVPDDEARALVRELLTRLPGFLVPRLVREVPGEASKTPINLFP; from the coding sequence ATGATACAGCGAACCCCCGCCCGTATAGAAGCCCACCTTTCCGACCACGAGCAGCGCAGCTGGCAACAGCTGTTGTCGCAGTCGGTAACCTCGCCGGAAGAGCTCCTCAAGCGGCTGGAACTTCCCGAGACTCCCTGGTTGTCGGGTGCAAGAGCGGGCCACAGGTTGTTCCCGATCCGGGTACCGGAACCGTTCCTGGCGCGCATGGAAAAAGGCAATCCAGCCGATCCGCTGCTGCGCCAGGTGCTGCCATTACAGGAGGAAACCCTGGAAGCGCCGGGATTCGTCAGCGACCCGCTGCGGGAAGCCGACGCCATCGCCAGCACGGGGCTGATCCGAAAATACCGCAGCCGGGCGCTGCTGATGGTGACCGGCCAGTGCGCCGTTAATTGCCGCTACTGCTTCCGGCGACATTTTCCGTATGAGGAGCAACGCTTGTCACCGGAAGACCGGCAGCGGGTGATCGATACCCTGGCCGACAGCCCGGAGATCAACGAGGTTATTTTCAGCGGCGGCGATCCACTGGCCGTCAATGATCGCCTGCTGGCGCAATGGGCCTCGGCCATCAGCAGCATTCCCCATATCCGCAGGCTCAGGCTGCACACCCGCCTGCCGGTGGTCATCCCCCAGCGGGTCTGCAATGAACTGCTGAAGTGGCTGTCCACGACACCCCTGCAGATCGTGATTGTCCTGCACATCAATCACCCGGCGGAAATCGACGGTCCGACCCGACGTGCGCTCGGCTACCTCAGGGCAGCCGGAGCGACCCTGCTCAATCAGGCCGTCATCCTGCGAGGCGTCAACGACCAGGTCCCGGTGCTGGAGTCCCTGAGCGAGAGCCTGTTCGATGCCGGCGTTCTGCCCTATTATCTGCACACCTTCGATCCGGTAGCCGGTGCGCACCACTACGAGGTGCCCGACGACGAAGCCCGGGCACTGGTCCGGGAGCTTCTGACCCGCCTGCCCGGATTCCTGGTACCGCGACTGGTGCGGGAGGTGCCTGGCGAGGCCAGCAAGACACCGATCAACCTGTTCCCGTGA
- the asd gene encoding archaetidylserine decarboxylase (Phosphatidylserine decarboxylase is synthesized as a single chain precursor. Generation of the pyruvoyl active site from a Ser is coupled to cleavage of a Gly-Ser bond between the larger (beta) and smaller (alpha chains). It is an integral membrane protein.) produces MFDKLFVLSQYLTPQLGISRLAGRLADNDRNPALKNRVIKWFIGRYGVDMSEAAEPDPEAYPTFNAFFTRELKPGLRPIAEGEKTLVSPVDGAISQLGQVTGDRVFQAKGQTFSLSELLGGDEATTEPFAGGEFSTIYLAPKDYHRIHMPVAGTLREMIHIPGKLFSVNPVTAENVPNLFARNERVVCLFDTEAGPLAMVLVGAMIVGSVETRWAGVVVPTSQGVKATRYEGDDARQFAKGEEMGRFRLGSTVILVMPKGSVTWNSDQVAGKTVRMGEAFGTLS; encoded by the coding sequence ATGTTCGACAAGCTTTTTGTTCTGAGCCAGTACCTCACGCCGCAACTGGGGATTTCCCGCCTGGCCGGCCGTCTGGCCGACAACGACCGCAACCCCGCGCTCAAGAATCGGGTGATCAAATGGTTTATCGGCCGTTATGGCGTAGACATGAGCGAAGCGGCCGAACCGGATCCCGAAGCCTACCCAACCTTCAACGCGTTTTTCACCCGGGAGCTGAAACCGGGTCTCCGCCCGATCGCCGAAGGCGAGAAAACCCTGGTCAGCCCTGTTGACGGCGCCATCAGCCAACTGGGGCAGGTTACCGGGGATCGCGTCTTCCAGGCCAAGGGGCAGACCTTCAGCCTGAGCGAACTGCTTGGCGGCGACGAGGCCACCACCGAGCCCTTTGCCGGGGGCGAATTCTCCACCATTTACCTCGCACCCAAGGACTACCACCGCATTCACATGCCGGTGGCAGGCACGCTCAGGGAGATGATCCATATTCCCGGCAAGCTGTTCTCGGTCAACCCGGTAACGGCGGAGAACGTGCCCAATCTGTTCGCCCGCAACGAGCGGGTTGTGTGCCTGTTCGACACCGAGGCGGGCCCGCTGGCCATGGTTCTGGTCGGCGCCATGATTGTCGGTAGCGTGGAAACCCGTTGGGCCGGTGTGGTGGTGCCCACGAGCCAGGGTGTAAAGGCAACCCGCTACGAGGGCGACGATGCCCGGCAGTTTGCCAAGGGCGAGGAAATGGGGCGTTTCCGCCTGGGCTCCACCGTCATTCTTGTCATGCCCAAGGGATCCGTGACCTGGAACAGCGACCAGGTGGCCGGCAAAACCGTACGCATGGGCGAGGCATTTGGCACGCTTTCCTGA
- a CDS encoding GTPase — MEGMTLKPDLRVPEQKTASLSFCDTTPKAFRTWIDQLPMANIGEVSRQLYHAIIELNHLFLAPQQRLQFLELIREKIHFVCSELSRHYLGLAVALPEKQRKIANLSQALQLHLAGGYKLCLLEFIDNGGLEKNRRQIATAAHRAISELSATILRSHQLYCPSPAQSWLECHRLYRFVHRNKLSVVQVDDDTLKHRRASSVADSYKRVLLLGCARPNQLRQAELLQVYELFEVWTEHTRCGPDIDDDSLFVVNMERDTPPCYRSLLDQKPGDESFGFDTRDLSTMLSETLHARRQQKEAENDLAVPAKVSDTLLTHLSQALGILAKRNFNRISSQGSLEICVGLTSAHYFISGEKTFTEFVNGNDTGQHDEENLFVRTARQKQDAWSGAHDAAPADDRLVSADTPINFKGNYGNSQSPSTDRNRPRSYQALLVNTSPGGYCVAWESNVPPSLQAGEILGVREHRSHPWSVAVVRWIRQIKNQGTQVGIELLAPSAAPCGVRLIQKVGNSSEYLRGLLLPEISVVNQSATLITPRLPFQSGSRISLLHDGREDQGQLSRRVSSTGSISQFELKLQNNAAFTPGTPATPSGASEDEFDSLWPSL, encoded by the coding sequence ATGGAAGGTATGACCCTGAAACCAGATCTCCGCGTTCCCGAGCAGAAAACAGCCAGCCTGTCGTTCTGCGACACCACGCCCAAGGCCTTCCGGACCTGGATTGATCAACTCCCGATGGCCAACATCGGCGAGGTATCCCGCCAGTTGTATCATGCGATCATCGAGCTGAATCACCTGTTCCTGGCGCCGCAACAGAGACTCCAGTTTCTGGAGTTGATCCGGGAAAAAATTCACTTTGTCTGCAGCGAACTTTCCCGCCACTATCTGGGCCTCGCGGTCGCACTACCGGAAAAGCAGCGGAAGATCGCCAATCTGTCCCAGGCCCTGCAACTGCACCTGGCCGGTGGTTATAAGCTGTGTCTGCTGGAGTTCATTGACAACGGTGGGCTGGAGAAAAACCGGCGGCAGATTGCCACGGCTGCGCATCGGGCCATCTCTGAACTGTCCGCCACCATCCTCAGGTCACACCAGCTCTACTGCCCCAGCCCGGCTCAGAGCTGGCTGGAGTGCCACCGTTTGTATCGGTTCGTCCACCGCAACAAGCTGTCAGTGGTGCAGGTCGATGACGACACCCTCAAGCATCGCAGGGCCAGCTCGGTTGCGGACAGCTACAAGCGGGTCCTCCTGCTGGGTTGCGCCCGTCCGAACCAGCTTCGGCAGGCCGAACTGCTTCAGGTGTATGAGCTGTTCGAGGTGTGGACCGAGCACACCCGCTGCGGCCCGGATATCGATGATGACAGCCTGTTTGTTGTGAACATGGAGCGGGACACACCTCCCTGTTACCGGAGCCTGCTGGACCAGAAGCCCGGAGATGAGAGCTTTGGCTTTGACACCCGCGACCTCTCCACCATGCTGTCGGAAACGCTCCATGCCCGCCGCCAGCAAAAAGAGGCGGAGAATGATCTCGCCGTGCCGGCAAAGGTCAGCGACACCCTGCTGACTCACCTGAGCCAGGCCCTCGGCATTCTTGCCAAGCGTAACTTCAACCGGATCAGCAGCCAGGGCTCCCTGGAAATCTGTGTTGGCCTGACTTCAGCTCACTATTTCATTTCCGGCGAGAAAACCTTTACCGAATTCGTAAACGGCAACGACACCGGCCAGCATGACGAAGAAAACCTGTTCGTGCGCACTGCCCGTCAGAAACAGGATGCCTGGTCGGGCGCCCATGACGCGGCGCCCGCCGATGATCGACTGGTATCGGCCGACACGCCCATCAACTTCAAGGGCAATTACGGCAACTCCCAATCACCGTCGACGGATCGCAACCGCCCCCGCTCATACCAGGCGTTGCTGGTCAACACCAGTCCCGGTGGCTACTGCGTGGCCTGGGAAAGCAACGTGCCGCCCTCTCTTCAGGCGGGCGAAATACTCGGCGTTCGCGAGCATCGCTCCCATCCCTGGAGTGTGGCGGTTGTGCGATGGATCCGTCAGATCAAGAACCAGGGCACTCAGGTGGGCATCGAGCTACTCGCCCCGAGTGCCGCGCCCTGCGGGGTGCGACTGATCCAGAAGGTCGGCAACAGCAGCGAGTATCTCCGCGGCCTGTTGTTGCCGGAAATCAGCGTGGTCAACCAGTCAGCCACTCTGATCACACCCAGGCTGCCATTCCAGTCAGGCAGCCGGATTTCGCTTCTGCATGATGGCCGCGAGGACCAGGGCCAGCTGTCGCGCCGGGTTTCCTCAACCGGAAGCATCAGCCAGTTTGAGCTGAAACTGCAGAACAATGCAGCGTTCACTCCGGGCACTCCGGCCACCCCCTCCGGAGCCAGCGAGGATGAGTTCGATTCGCTCTGGCCATCGCTCTGA
- a CDS encoding EAL domain-containing response regulator encodes MQKKNATVHLLILDPSQNDAESLVSLLRNSGKATRAHRITSEEDLEETLKAGNWDLLLARDLEQEFSADAALAMIRRMDKDIPFILLTEQESRERTVAMMKAGAQDTVPFEYTDMLVLVVNRELAALEERRRRRVLESHLREAEQRCQLLLESSKDAIAYINDGMHIYANQSYMEFLGYDDIDELICIPVLDTLTPESQEKYKEFMKAFAEKGEDGMTLNCTARRSDDHELSVTMSVSAATYDGEACTQIVLQPEHSDAELEEKLRQISSQDLLTGLYNRQYLMDALAEAIGRAGKNNETGALAYIALDNFMGMKSQVGIAGADLLLGDLANLLKEQAGDDLVLARLSDDAFSLLCQPCDEKTMANIAERVRKAVEDHLFDINGRTVQLTLSIGVAAITENSPKAEELMARAHVASAEVRKLEGHNEGNGVVVYNPADFEDLDENNSVEAIQKALEENRFRLLFQPIINLRGEGEEHYEAFVRMLDKDDEEVSPYDFLPPMGPSDTAIKIDRWVILQTIKQLASHRSRGHDTRLFLNITAETLQDKTFTPWLSVALKAARLPGDSLIFQIREGDANNYMKQAKEFAKTVHELHCKVSISQFGCALNPFNTLKHIDTDYVKIDGSFTEEIQKSEEAKNEVKEMVKSLQSNGKLTIIPLVENAGVLATLWQAGVNYIQGYYLQAPVPEMNYDFGDH; translated from the coding sequence ATGCAGAAAAAGAACGCGACCGTACACCTGCTGATTCTTGATCCGTCCCAGAACGACGCCGAATCGCTGGTCAGCTTGCTCCGGAACTCCGGGAAAGCCACCAGGGCCCACCGCATTACCTCCGAAGAAGATCTGGAAGAAACCCTCAAGGCGGGCAACTGGGACCTGCTTCTGGCCCGGGACCTGGAGCAGGAGTTCTCTGCAGACGCTGCGCTGGCCATGATTCGCCGCATGGACAAGGACATCCCCTTCATCCTGCTCACCGAGCAGGAAAGCCGCGAGCGCACGGTCGCCATGATGAAGGCCGGCGCCCAGGACACCGTACCTTTCGAATACACCGACATGCTGGTACTGGTGGTCAATCGTGAACTTGCCGCTCTGGAGGAGCGGCGGCGGCGCCGCGTACTCGAATCCCACCTGCGGGAGGCCGAGCAACGCTGTCAGCTGCTGCTGGAAAGCTCGAAGGACGCCATTGCCTATATCAACGACGGCATGCACATCTATGCCAACCAGTCCTATATGGAGTTCCTTGGCTACGACGATATCGACGAGCTGATCTGTATTCCGGTGCTCGACACACTCACTCCGGAGAGCCAGGAAAAATACAAGGAATTCATGAAGGCCTTCGCCGAAAAAGGCGAAGACGGCATGACCCTGAACTGCACCGCCCGGCGCAGTGATGACCACGAACTCAGTGTCACCATGTCGGTCTCGGCCGCCACCTATGACGGCGAAGCCTGTACCCAGATTGTACTGCAGCCGGAACATAGCGATGCCGAACTGGAAGAGAAGCTGCGCCAGATCAGCAGTCAGGATCTGCTGACCGGGCTCTACAACCGGCAGTATCTGATGGACGCCCTGGCCGAAGCCATCGGTCGGGCCGGCAAGAACAACGAAACTGGCGCTCTCGCCTACATTGCCCTGGACAATTTCATGGGAATGAAGAGCCAGGTGGGTATCGCCGGCGCTGATTTGCTGCTGGGCGATCTCGCCAACCTGCTCAAAGAGCAGGCGGGCGATGATCTCGTGCTGGCAAGATTGAGTGACGATGCCTTCAGCCTGCTATGCCAGCCCTGTGATGAAAAGACCATGGCCAATATCGCCGAACGGGTGCGCAAGGCAGTCGAAGACCACTTGTTCGACATCAATGGCCGTACCGTGCAACTGACGCTGAGTATCGGTGTGGCCGCCATAACCGAGAACTCTCCCAAGGCCGAGGAGCTGATGGCCCGGGCCCACGTGGCGTCGGCGGAAGTGCGCAAACTGGAAGGTCACAACGAAGGCAACGGCGTGGTGGTCTATAACCCGGCAGACTTTGAGGACCTCGACGAGAACAACTCGGTTGAGGCCATCCAGAAAGCCCTTGAAGAAAACCGCTTCCGCTTGCTGTTCCAGCCGATCATCAATCTGCGTGGCGAGGGCGAGGAACACTACGAGGCGTTCGTTCGAATGCTCGACAAGGACGACGAAGAGGTTTCACCCTACGACTTCCTGCCGCCGATGGGGCCGAGTGACACCGCCATCAAGATTGATCGGTGGGTGATCCTGCAAACCATCAAACAACTCGCCAGCCACCGGTCCCGCGGACACGATACAAGGTTGTTCCTGAACATCACGGCGGAAACCCTTCAGGACAAGACCTTCACGCCCTGGTTGAGCGTCGCCCTGAAGGCTGCGCGTCTGCCCGGTGACTCATTGATCTTCCAGATTCGTGAAGGCGACGCCAACAACTACATGAAGCAGGCCAAGGAATTCGCGAAAACCGTGCACGAACTGCACTGCAAGGTGTCCATCTCTCAGTTTGGCTGCGCTCTGAACCCGTTCAACACGCTCAAACACATCGACACAGACTACGTGAAAATAGACGGTTCCTTCACCGAAGAGATCCAGAAGAGCGAGGAAGCGAAGAACGAGGTCAAGGAAATGGTCAAGAGCCTGCAGTCAAACGGCAAGCTCACCATCATTCCCCTGGTGGAGAATGCCGGCGTTCTGGCGACACTCTGGCAGGCCGGCGTAAACTACATTCAGGGCTACTACCTGCAGGCTCCGGTACCGGAGATGAACTACGATTTCGGCGACCACTGA
- the serB gene encoding phosphoserine phosphatase SerB gives MSELVLVNVSGRDKPGLTSEITGIMGRYDVRILDIGQAVIHDHLTWGILIEIPDESKSSPVIRDLLFRLHALDLQVRFAPITVDEYQAWAAGRNRACYIVTLLSRDIKAEQIARVSAITARHGLNIDNISRLSARPSLNASENRIACVEFSVRGTPSDLETLRSDFLHIAAEMNVDIAFQEDSIFRRNRRLVVFDMDSTLIEAEVIDELALEAGVGEQVAEITERAMQGELDFSQSFAERLALLKGLDETVLERIAERLRMTEGAEHLIRSLKALGYRTAILSGGFTYFARHLQRKLGIDYIYANELEIENGKVTGRVSGQIVDGQRKAELLLEIAEKEHISREQVIAVGDGANDLPMLSQAGLGVAFRAKPLVKESARHAISTLGLDAILYLIGFRESDTSQTLDNADH, from the coding sequence GTGAGTGAACTGGTACTTGTGAATGTGTCCGGGCGCGACAAGCCCGGGCTGACGTCTGAAATCACCGGCATCATGGGACGCTACGATGTGCGCATCCTCGATATCGGTCAGGCGGTGATACACGATCACCTGACCTGGGGCATCCTGATCGAGATTCCCGACGAGTCCAAGTCCTCGCCGGTGATCCGGGACCTGCTGTTCCGGCTTCACGCGCTGGATCTTCAGGTAAGGTTTGCGCCCATTACCGTTGACGAGTACCAGGCCTGGGCGGCAGGGCGCAACCGCGCCTGTTATATCGTTACGCTCCTCTCCCGGGACATCAAGGCCGAACAGATTGCCCGGGTGTCTGCCATTACCGCCCGCCACGGCCTGAACATTGACAACATCTCGAGGTTGTCGGCCCGGCCCTCCCTGAACGCCAGTGAGAACCGGATCGCCTGCGTGGAATTCTCGGTGCGTGGCACACCGTCGGATCTCGAGACCTTGCGGTCGGATTTCCTGCACATCGCCGCCGAAATGAACGTGGACATCGCTTTCCAGGAAGACTCCATTTTCCGGCGCAACCGTCGACTGGTGGTCTTTGACATGGATTCCACGCTGATCGAGGCGGAAGTGATCGACGAGCTGGCCCTGGAGGCTGGCGTGGGTGAGCAGGTGGCCGAGATCACCGAGCGGGCAATGCAGGGCGAGCTCGATTTCAGCCAGAGCTTTGCCGAACGGCTGGCCCTGCTCAAAGGGCTTGATGAGACCGTACTGGAGCGAATTGCCGAGCGTCTTCGCATGACGGAGGGCGCCGAGCACCTGATTCGCAGCCTCAAGGCCCTGGGGTACCGTACCGCCATCCTGTCCGGTGGCTTTACCTACTTTGCGCGCCATCTGCAGCGCAAGCTGGGCATTGATTACATCTACGCCAACGAACTTGAGATCGAGAATGGCAAGGTGACGGGGCGGGTGTCAGGCCAGATTGTCGATGGCCAGCGCAAGGCGGAGCTGCTGCTGGAAATTGCGGAAAAGGAGCATATTTCCCGGGAGCAGGTGATTGCCGTGGGTGATGGCGCCAACGACCTGCCGATGCTCAGCCAGGCCGGGTTGGGTGTGGCATTCAGGGCCAAGCCGCTGGTCAAGGAATCGGCCCGTCACGCCATTTCCACCCTGGGGCTGGACGCCATCCTGTACCTGATCGGGTTCAGGGAGAGTGATACCAGCCAGACCCTTGATAACGCGGACCACTGA